From Granulicella sp. WH15, the proteins below share one genomic window:
- a CDS encoding prevent-host-death protein, with amino-acid sequence METLKIGMREFRDKLATYLLESEAPVAITRHGDTVGYFIPARRKRSETERAALKEASARWQEILDAEGVSEEEAVADFKRWRAEQKR; translated from the coding sequence ATGGAAACCCTGAAGATCGGCATGAGAGAGTTCCGCGACAAACTCGCCACCTACCTGCTGGAATCGGAAGCGCCGGTGGCGATTACCCGCCACGGCGATACAGTCGGCTACTTCATTCCCGCTCGCCGCAAGCGTAGCGAAACGGAGCGGGCGGCCCTGAAAGAAGCCTCTGCACGCTGGCAGGAGATTCTTGACGCCGAGGGTGTTTCTGAGGAAGAGGCGGTGGCCGACTTCAAGCGTTGGCGGGCGGAACAAAAGCGATGA
- a CDS encoding PIN domain-containing protein: MTEQKRLVLDANILLRAVFGVRVRSLLETYEDSVSFYTPDVCFGDARKYIPTIAATRHFDPAAGLLVHDQLARLVEIVDLSLYEEYESSARERMIARDVEDWPIVATSLLLNCPVWTEDQDFFGSGIATWTTNNVELYLRDA, encoded by the coding sequence ATGACGGAACAGAAGCGCCTGGTGCTCGACGCCAACATTCTCCTCCGGGCCGTCTTCGGCGTCCGGGTACGCAGTCTTCTCGAAACCTATGAGGATTCCGTGAGCTTCTATACCCCGGACGTTTGCTTTGGCGACGCCCGGAAGTACATTCCCACAATCGCCGCGACCCGCCACTTCGATCCAGCCGCAGGTCTTCTTGTCCACGATCAGTTGGCCCGTCTCGTTGAGATCGTAGACCTCAGCCTGTATGAAGAATATGAATCGTCAGCGCGGGAAAGAATGATCGCCAGGGACGTTGAGGACTGGCCCATCGTGGCAACCTCATTGCTACTTAACTGCCCGGTCTGGACAGAAGATCAGGATTTCTTTGGCAGCGGCATCGCAACGTGGACAACCAACAACGTTGAATTGTATCTGCGAGACGCATAG